A genomic region of Miscanthus floridulus cultivar M001 unplaced genomic scaffold, ASM1932011v1 os_2502, whole genome shotgun sequence contains the following coding sequences:
- the LOC136535085 gene encoding uncharacterized protein — protein MAERSPNPRALLEYDVFATPDLTASGGFRSLSPPSGFLDAGSGPHFFKVRCLFCGDESKKDVALYALAPGAQGCSERFGSRLLTRRCHPTCPNPAHMVRKCASPDCRELGSIELQEVAGSLRQTGRLRFLTIKCQGYEILVYTAGQKWVAVSATGEVVPVFYGTGNMFKGPDAARNEVAIRTDFQVVQKE, from the exons ATGGCGGAGCGCTCGCCCAACCCGAGAGCCCTGCTTGAGTATGACGTCTTCGCGACCCCAGACCTCACCGCGTCCGGCGGCTTCCGCAGCCTCTCCCCGCCCAGCGGGTTCCTCGACGCAGGTTCTGGACCGCATTTCTTCAAG GTGCGCTGCCTGTTCTGCGGCGACGAATCGAAGAAGGACGTCGCCCTCTACGCTCTTGCTCCCGGTGCGCAGGGTTGCTCGGAGAGATTCGGATCCCGTCTGCTAACCAGGAGGTGCCACCCGACGTGCCCCAACCCGGCTCACATGGTCAGGAAG TGCGCCAGCCCGGACTGCCGTGAGCTCGGATCCATCGAGCTTCAGGAGGTGGCAGGATCTCTCAGGCAAACCGGGCGTCTCCGATTCCTCACCATCAAGTGCCAGGGCTACGAGATCCTCGTCTACACGGCTGGCCAGAAGTGGGTGGCGGTTTCAGCAACAGGCGAAGTGGTCCCTGTCTTCTACGGCACCGGCAACATGTTCAAGGGACCGGACGCCGCCAGGAACGAGGTCGCCATCCGTACAGACTTCCAAGTAGTTCAAAAGGAATGA
- the LOC136535086 gene encoding uncharacterized protein, which translates to MPHRAFLYDDDLVVFVAPNAADLHCLKHILALFAGASGLITNMDKCLASPPIRCSEDDLMIVQQAFPCRIAPFPCRYLGAPLSFSRLRRPDEQPLVDAAAARIPTWKAGLLTCAGRVVLTKVTLSAIPVHISIAACLSDWDIQQIDRRRRAFLWAGTEVTSGGSARSPGPRSSVDRRAMVASAFLTFVSSASPCAYDGSG; encoded by the coding sequence ATGCCACATAGAGCTTTCCTGTATGACGACGACTTGGTCGTCTTCGTCGCTCCGAATGCTGCTGATCTGCATTGCCTCAAGCATATCCTGGCACTCTTCGCCGGGGCGTCGGGTCTCATAACCAACATGGACAAATGCCTCGCATCGCCGCCTATTCGTTGTTCCGAGGACGACCTCATGATTGTCCAGCAAGCCTTCCCATGTCGGATCGCGCCTTTCCCTTGCAGGTACCTGGGGGCACCACTTTCCTTCTCAAGGCTTAGGAGACCTGACGAGCAGCCGCTTGTGGATGCGGCTGCGGCTAGGATACCGACATGGAAGGCGGGGTTGCTCACCTGCGCAGGTCGCGTGGTCCTCACCAAGGTCACCCTCTCTGCAATCCCCGTGCATATCTCCATAGCCGCATGTCTCTCCGACTGGGATATTCAGCAGATCGATCGCCGTCGCCGCGCTTTCCTATGGGCCGGAACGGAGGTCACCTCTGGGGGAAGTGCAAGGTCTCCTGGTCCACGGTCATCTGTAGACCGACGTGCTATGGTGGCCTCGGCGTTCTTGACCTTCGTTTCTTCGGCTTCGCCCTGCGCCTACGATGGGAGTGGCTAA